The following are encoded together in the Falsiruegeria litorea R37 genome:
- the purS gene encoding phosphoribosylformylglycinamidine synthase subunit PurS, translating to MKARVHVMLKNGVLDPQGEAVRHALGAMGFDKVEGVRQGKVIDLDLAAGATEADVTAMCEKLLANTVIESYSIEMQG from the coding sequence ATGAAAGCACGGGTGCATGTGATGCTGAAAAACGGGGTTCTGGACCCGCAGGGCGAGGCCGTGCGCCACGCGTTGGGTGCCATGGGCTTTGACAAGGTAGAAGGCGTGCGTCAGGGCAAGGTGATCGACCTGGATCTGGCCGCGGGCGCGACAGAGGCGGATGTCACTGCCATGTGCGAAAAGCTGCTGGCCAACACCGTGATCGAATCCTACAGCATCGAGATGCAGGGATGA
- the purQ gene encoding phosphoribosylformylglycinamidine synthase subunit PurQ, with protein sequence MKAAVIVFPGSNCDRDLAVAFEQAGFDVSMVWHKDNALPEGVDIVGVPGGFSYGDYLRCGAIAAQSPICKAVAAHTERGGYAFGVCNGFQVLTETGILPGALLRNAGLKYICKTVGLKVETSDSAFTEGYNAGDVIGIPIAHHDGNYFADDETLAALRDQDRIAFTYTENPNGSLGDIAGILSENRRVLGMMPHPERAADEGHGGTDGTALFRALAGVLTPA encoded by the coding sequence ATGAAGGCGGCGGTCATAGTCTTCCCGGGTTCGAACTGTGACCGCGATCTGGCGGTTGCGTTTGAACAGGCAGGGTTTGATGTCTCGATGGTCTGGCACAAGGACAACGCGCTGCCCGAGGGCGTCGACATCGTTGGCGTGCCGGGCGGGTTCTCGTATGGTGACTATCTGCGCTGCGGTGCCATTGCCGCGCAATCGCCGATCTGCAAGGCGGTGGCCGCGCATACCGAGCGTGGCGGCTATGCTTTTGGTGTCTGCAACGGCTTTCAGGTGTTGACCGAAACCGGCATCCTGCCGGGGGCGCTGCTGCGCAATGCGGGCCTGAAATACATCTGCAAGACCGTGGGCCTGAAAGTGGAAACCAGCGACAGCGCTTTCACCGAAGGCTACAACGCAGGCGATGTGATCGGCATTCCGATCGCGCACCATGATGGCAACTATTTCGCCGATGACGAAACCCTGGCCGCGCTGCGCGATCAGGACCGGATCGCCTTCACCTATACCGAGAACCCCAATGGATCGCTGGGCGATATCGCCGGCATCCTGTCGGAAAACCGTCGTGTGCTTGGCATGATGCCGCACCCCGAGCGGGCGGCGGATGAGGGCCACGGTGGCACCGACGGAACGGCGCTCTTCCGCGCATTGGCGGGCGTTCTGACCCCGGCCTGA
- a CDS encoding sensor histidine kinase, with product MNTTPGNTTEPALAWPRSTAISWRVRLALVVLLVVATATVWVTNRLLTDRFTESTRNRAELRLTLYSGNLLSELRRNAIVPQLLARDPTLISALQSNDFSRSTQRLISFVEEIGAASLMLLDSDGRTVAATDRNRLGEPHRGEPHFVDAMRANATVFTVLPREAGGYSFTYARRLEDGAEVLGVIVVEVDLAKFERAWAGISDAVMVTDSTGSIILATEPRWRGLNEAEALQRQTPQGAIQRAIRVTADWTALPADAYLQGEAVMRMESRIPFRGWQMTSFTTYASIRERVNGVLALEIMGFAILLALAFYALSRKTAVRMALFQRESAELRALNARLQREIAERERVQKTLEVAEQSLAQSSKLAALGEMSAAVSHELNQPLAAMKTYLAGARLLLRRNRPEEALASFGRIDGLIERMGAITRQLKSYARKGGETLSPVNMGDALAASLSMMEPQLRQRQVQITQILPDDQVQVMGDRLRIEQVMVNLLRNALDATKSVRDPEVEIILAAGETATLTVRDNGQGIEDFDALFEPFYTTKQPGDGVGLGLAISSGIVNDLGGRLTARNGQNGGAVFEMQLPILEGGLEAAE from the coding sequence ATGAACACGACCCCAGGGAATACAACGGAACCTGCATTGGCTTGGCCCAGATCCACAGCGATCAGTTGGCGTGTGCGGCTGGCTTTGGTCGTTCTTCTGGTGGTGGCAACGGCGACAGTCTGGGTCACCAACCGTCTGCTGACCGACCGATTTACCGAAAGCACCCGAAACCGGGCCGAGCTGCGCCTGACGCTTTACTCCGGCAACCTGCTGAGTGAACTGCGCCGAAATGCCATCGTGCCGCAGCTTTTGGCGCGGGACCCCACGCTGATTTCTGCACTGCAATCCAACGACTTCAGCCGCTCGACCCAACGGCTGATCTCTTTCGTTGAAGAGATCGGCGCGGCGTCTTTGATGCTGTTGGATTCAGATGGCCGAACAGTGGCCGCCACGGATCGCAACCGTCTGGGTGAACCTCATCGGGGTGAGCCGCATTTCGTCGATGCGATGCGGGCCAACGCGACCGTGTTCACCGTGCTCCCGCGCGAGGCGGGTGGATACAGCTTTACCTACGCACGACGGCTTGAAGATGGGGCCGAGGTTCTGGGCGTCATCGTGGTTGAGGTGGACCTCGCCAAGTTCGAGCGGGCCTGGGCCGGGATTTCCGACGCGGTGATGGTCACGGACAGTACAGGTTCGATCATTCTGGCGACCGAGCCGCGTTGGCGCGGGTTGAATGAGGCCGAGGCCCTGCAACGCCAGACACCGCAGGGGGCCATTCAACGGGCTATTCGGGTGACAGCGGATTGGACGGCCCTGCCGGCCGACGCCTATCTGCAAGGCGAAGCGGTGATGCGCATGGAAAGCCGTATCCCGTTCCGCGGCTGGCAGATGACGTCGTTCACCACCTATGCCTCGATCCGCGAACGGGTGAACGGCGTGCTGGCGCTGGAAATTATGGGATTCGCGATTCTGTTGGCGCTGGCCTTTTATGCGCTTAGTCGAAAGACCGCCGTGCGCATGGCGCTGTTTCAGCGCGAGTCGGCAGAGCTTCGCGCATTGAACGCGCGGCTCCAGCGGGAAATTGCTGAACGGGAACGGGTGCAAAAGACGCTGGAAGTGGCAGAACAGAGCCTCGCGCAGAGTTCGAAACTCGCGGCTTTGGGCGAGATGTCAGCGGCCGTCAGCCACGAGCTGAACCAGCCACTGGCCGCGATGAAAACCTATTTGGCCGGCGCGCGATTGCTCTTGCGCCGCAACCGTCCCGAAGAGGCTTTGGCGAGTTTTGGTCGCATCGACGGGCTGATCGAACGGATGGGGGCGATCACGCGGCAACTCAAGTCATATGCGCGCAAGGGCGGAGAGACGCTTTCGCCTGTAAACATGGGCGATGCACTGGCAGCCTCGCTGTCAATGATGGAGCCGCAGCTGCGTCAACGTCAGGTGCAGATCACGCAAATTCTGCCGGATGATCAGGTGCAGGTGATGGGCGACCGGCTGCGGATCGAGCAGGTTATGGTAAACCTCTTGCGCAATGCGCTCGACGCCACCAAATCAGTACGAGACCCCGAGGTGGAAATCATTCTGGCCGCAGGGGAAACCGCGACGCTGACCGTGCGCGACAATGGCCAGGGCATCGAGGACTTCGATGCCCTGTTCGAGCCGTTCTACACCACCAAGCAACCGGGCGACGGTGTGGGTCTGGGTCTTGCCATCTCGTCGGGGATCGTGAACGACCTTGGCGGGCGCCTGACGGCGCGCAACGGGCAAAACGGCGGTGCGGTCTTTGAAATGCAGCTGCCGATTCTAGAGGGCGGCCTTGAAGCCGCGGAATGA
- the bmt gene encoding betaine--homocysteine S-methyltransferase → MTNAFSAMLESHDVILADGATGTNLFNMGLQSGDAPELWNVDEPAKIRALYQGSVDAGSDLFLTNTFGGTAARLKLHDAQDRVRELNRAGAELGREVADKAGRKIIVAGSVGPTGEIMEPVGALSHAAAVEMFQEQAEGLKEGGVDVLWLETISAPEEYRAAAEAFALADMPWVGTMSFDTAGRTMMGVTSADMVQLVESLPNAPLAFGANCGTGSSDILRTVLGFAAQGTERPIISKGNAGIPKYVDGHIHYDGTPELMGEYAVMARNSGAKVIGGCCGTMPAHLRAMREALDTTSRGDRPTLDQITDKLGPFTSASDGTGDEAAPERRTRRRRRA, encoded by the coding sequence ATGACCAATGCGTTCTCCGCCATGCTGGAAAGCCACGATGTCATCCTTGCTGATGGCGCAACCGGCACCAACCTGTTCAACATGGGCCTGCAGTCGGGCGATGCGCCCGAGTTGTGGAACGTGGACGAGCCCGCAAAGATCCGCGCGCTCTATCAGGGTTCGGTCGATGCGGGCAGCGATCTGTTTCTGACCAACACATTTGGTGGCACCGCCGCGCGCTTGAAACTGCACGACGCCCAAGACCGCGTGCGCGAACTGAACCGTGCGGGTGCCGAATTGGGTCGCGAAGTGGCAGACAAGGCAGGCCGCAAGATCATCGTTGCAGGTTCGGTTGGTCCCACCGGCGAGATCATGGAGCCGGTCGGCGCACTCAGCCACGCTGCTGCGGTCGAGATGTTCCAGGAACAGGCCGAGGGTCTGAAAGAGGGCGGCGTTGACGTTCTGTGGCTCGAGACCATTTCTGCGCCCGAAGAATACCGCGCTGCCGCCGAAGCCTTTGCCCTGGCCGACATGCCCTGGGTCGGCACCATGAGCTTTGATACCGCTGGTCGTACGATGATGGGCGTGACATCCGCCGATATGGTGCAGCTGGTCGAAAGCCTGCCAAACGCGCCGCTGGCCTTTGGCGCCAACTGCGGCACCGGCTCGTCCGACATCCTGCGCACCGTTCTGGGCTTTGCCGCCCAAGGGACCGAGCGTCCGATCATTTCCAAAGGCAACGCGGGCATCCCGAAATACGTCGACGGCCACATCCACTATGATGGCACGCCCGAATTGATGGGCGAATACGCGGTGATGGCGCGCAACTCGGGCGCCAAAGTCATCGGCGGTTGCTGTGGCACCATGCCCGCGCACCTGCGCGCGATGCGCGAAGCCCTGGACACCACATCACGCGGTGACCGCCCGACGTTGGATCAGATCACCGATAAGCTCGGCCCCTTCACGTCAGCCAGCGATGGCACCGGCGACGAGGCCGCACCCGAACGCCGCACCCGCCGCCGCCGTCGCGCGTAA
- a CDS encoding sigma-54-dependent transcriptional regulator, whose amino-acid sequence MAQAMKIAIVDDEQDMRQSISQWLALSGYDTETFGSAEEALKVLGPDYPGIVISDIKMPGIDGMQFLKKLMGSDSTLPVIMITGHGDVPMAVEAMRVGAFDFLEKPFNPDRMSELAKRATNARRLTLDNRALRRELSDGTQLMNKLIGASPVMERLKEDILDLGQADGHVLIDGETGTGKTLVAHALHAVGSRAGKKFVLVSCGALEEEALTKRLFGPMLPEDTQLPAIEEARGGTLVLEDIEALSDTLQARLLNVINEQGTPAETRIIAISNLQEAGRTCEDALRPDLFYRLAALRLTMPPLRQRGEDILSLFTRLSEQFADEYGCDAPQVSAQEAAQLLQAPWPGNVRQLINIAERAVLQARRGSGTIASLLMSDHEEMQPVMTTEGKPLKEYVEAFERMLIDNTMRRHKGSIASVMEELCLPRRTLNEKMAKYGLQRSDYL is encoded by the coding sequence ATGGCACAGGCCATGAAAATCGCGATTGTCGACGACGAACAGGATATGCGCCAATCCATCAGCCAGTGGCTTGCCCTGTCGGGCTATGACACCGAAACCTTTGGCAGCGCCGAAGAGGCGCTCAAGGTGCTGGGGCCGGACTATCCTGGAATCGTAATCTCGGACATCAAGATGCCGGGTATAGACGGGATGCAGTTCCTGAAGAAGCTGATGGGCTCGGACAGCACCCTGCCGGTGATCATGATCACCGGGCATGGCGACGTACCCATGGCGGTCGAGGCGATGCGCGTTGGCGCGTTCGATTTTCTGGAAAAGCCCTTTAACCCCGACCGGATGTCAGAGCTTGCCAAACGCGCGACCAACGCGCGGCGGCTCACCCTCGACAACCGGGCGCTGCGCCGCGAGCTGAGCGATGGCACCCAGCTGATGAACAAGCTGATCGGTGCCAGCCCGGTGATGGAGCGCCTGAAAGAGGATATTCTGGATCTCGGCCAAGCTGACGGTCACGTTCTGATCGACGGCGAGACCGGAACAGGCAAGACGTTGGTGGCCCATGCGTTGCATGCGGTTGGCAGTCGCGCCGGCAAGAAATTCGTCCTGGTCTCGTGCGGAGCTCTGGAAGAAGAAGCGCTGACCAAGCGCCTGTTTGGTCCAATGCTGCCCGAAGACACGCAATTGCCCGCCATCGAAGAGGCCCGCGGTGGCACCTTGGTGCTCGAAGATATCGAGGCGCTCAGCGACACGCTACAGGCGCGGCTGCTCAATGTGATTAACGAGCAGGGCACACCGGCCGAGACGCGCATCATCGCCATCTCGAACCTGCAAGAGGCGGGCCGCACTTGCGAAGACGCCCTGCGCCCGGATCTGTTCTATCGCCTGGCCGCGCTGCGCCTGACCATGCCGCCACTGCGTCAACGGGGCGAGGATATCTTGTCGCTTTTCACCCGTTTGAGTGAGCAGTTCGCGGATGAATACGGCTGCGATGCTCCGCAGGTCAGCGCACAAGAAGCCGCACAGCTGTTGCAGGCGCCTTGGCCGGGGAACGTGCGCCAGTTGATCAATATCGCCGAGCGCGCGGTGCTGCAGGCGCGTCGTGGATCGGGCACCATCGCATCGCTGTTGATGTCCGATCACGAGGAAATGCAGCCGGTCATGACAACCGAGGGCAAGCCGCTCAAGGAGTATGTCGAGGCGTTTGAGCGCATGCTCATCGACAACACCATGCGCCGCCACAAGGGCTCTATCGCCTCCGTGATGGAAGAACTTTGCCTGCCGCGCCGAACCTTGAACGAAAAGATGGCGAAATACGGCCTGCAACGGTCCGACTATCTGTAA
- a CDS encoding enoyl-CoA hydratase-related protein — MEYQTITLDITDGLAVLMLNRPDKMNSLTSQMRAEITYAMREAAKTARAIVLTGAGGAFCTGQDLGDAGSSGKIDLERTLRDEYTPMLEAIYGCPVPTIAAVNGPAAGAGASLALATDVVIASESAYFLQAFARIGLMPDAGGTWFMPRQMGMAKAMGAALFADKITARQADEWGMIWEAVSDDAFDAHWRKRAASLANGPTAAYGAIKKAIRGTYENALPDQLNREAHLQGECGRTRDFQEGVVAFMQKRPAEFEGR; from the coding sequence ATGGAATACCAAACCATCACGCTCGACATCACTGACGGTCTGGCCGTTCTGATGCTCAACCGCCCGGACAAGATGAACTCGCTTACCTCGCAGATGCGGGCCGAGATCACCTATGCCATGCGCGAGGCTGCCAAGACCGCGCGGGCCATCGTGCTGACCGGGGCAGGCGGGGCGTTCTGCACGGGCCAGGATCTGGGCGACGCTGGATCCTCGGGTAAGATCGACCTGGAGCGGACTTTGCGCGATGAATACACACCCATGCTGGAGGCGATCTATGGTTGCCCGGTGCCGACCATCGCGGCGGTAAATGGTCCTGCAGCGGGCGCGGGTGCGAGCCTGGCCTTGGCCACAGATGTAGTGATCGCCAGCGAAAGCGCCTATTTCCTGCAGGCTTTTGCACGCATCGGCCTGATGCCGGACGCTGGTGGCACCTGGTTCATGCCGCGTCAGATGGGCATGGCCAAGGCGATGGGGGCAGCCTTGTTCGCCGATAAGATCACCGCACGGCAGGCGGATGAGTGGGGGATGATTTGGGAGGCGGTTTCGGATGATGCGTTTGACGCCCATTGGCGCAAGCGCGCCGCGAGCCTCGCCAACGGGCCGACCGCAGCATATGGCGCGATCAAGAAAGCGATCCGGGGAACCTATGAGAATGCTCTGCCAGATCAGCTCAATCGCGAGGCGCATTTGCAGGGTGAATGCGGGCGGACACGGGACTTTCAGGAAGGTGTTGTGGCCTTCATGCAAAAACGCCCAGCCGAGTTCGAGGGACGCTGA
- a CDS encoding DUF1476 domain-containing protein: MSTFDDRENAFENKFAHDEEMQFKAVARRNKLVGLWAAELMGKSGDEAAEYAKSVVLADFEEAGHEDVVRKVEGDLNGIADADAIRAKMAELMPEAKEQIMNEVG; encoded by the coding sequence ATGAGCACATTCGACGATCGCGAAAATGCGTTTGAAAACAAGTTCGCGCATGACGAGGAAATGCAATTCAAAGCCGTTGCGCGCCGCAACAAGCTGGTGGGTCTATGGGCCGCAGAGCTGATGGGCAAATCCGGTGACGAAGCCGCAGAATATGCCAAGAGCGTTGTTCTGGCCGATTTCGAAGAGGCCGGCCACGAAGATGTCGTGCGCAAGGTCGAGGGAGATCTGAATGGTATCGCCGACGCAGATGCCATTCGCGCCAAGATGGCCGAGCTGATGCCGGAAGCCAAAGAGCAGATCATGAATGAGGTTGGCTAA
- the purC gene encoding phosphoribosylaminoimidazolesuccinocarboxamide synthase, which yields MARRKKIYEGKAKTLYEGPEPGTIVQYFKDDATAFNAEKKDVIEGKGVLNNLLSEYFMVGLGQVGVPTHFLKRLNMREQLVRSCEIVPLEVIVRNYAAGTMSKRLGIAEGTQLPRPIVEYCYKDDSLGDPLVTEEHIAAFGWASQQDMDDILSLALRVNDFLSGIMYGVGIKLIDFKIEIGRIYDGDFQRLVVADEISPDSCRLWDIKTEQKLDKDVFRRDLGSLTDAYSEVARRLGLMPNNPASITKPTLIN from the coding sequence ATGGCACGTCGCAAGAAGATCTACGAAGGCAAAGCCAAGACCCTGTACGAAGGCCCCGAACCGGGCACCATCGTGCAGTATTTCAAGGATGACGCCACCGCCTTTAACGCCGAGAAGAAGGACGTGATCGAAGGCAAGGGTGTTCTGAACAACCTGCTGAGCGAGTATTTCATGGTTGGACTGGGGCAGGTGGGTGTGCCGACGCACTTCCTGAAGCGGTTGAACATGCGCGAGCAGCTGGTCCGTTCGTGCGAAATCGTGCCGCTGGAAGTGATCGTGCGCAACTATGCCGCCGGCACCATGTCCAAGCGTCTTGGCATTGCCGAGGGCACACAGCTGCCGCGCCCGATCGTGGAATATTGCTACAAGGACGACAGCCTTGGTGATCCGCTGGTCACTGAAGAGCATATCGCCGCATTCGGCTGGGCCAGCCAGCAGGACATGGATGACATCCTAAGCCTGGCTCTGCGGGTGAACGACTTCCTGTCGGGCATCATGTATGGCGTCGGCATCAAGCTGATCGACTTCAAGATCGAGATCGGCCGCATCTATGACGGGGATTTCCAGCGTTTGGTGGTGGCGGACGAAATCAGCCCCGACAGTTGCCGCCTGTGGGACATCAAGACCGAACAGAAGCTGGACAAGGACGTGTTCCGCCGCGATCTGGGCAGTCTCACCGACGCCTATTCCGAGGTCGCGCGCCGTCTGGGCCTGATGCCGAACAATCCGGCCTCGATCACCAAGCCGACACTGATCAACTGA